A single Terriglobales bacterium DNA region contains:
- a CDS encoding HypC/HybG/HupF family hydrogenase formation chaperone, producing the protein MVSIMPGEQSLAVVDFGGITRDVQLQFVPETRPGDFVLVHVGFAIARIDAEAAARTSALLAEMAGLEDTLAGEDP; encoded by the coding sequence GTGGTCAGCATCATGCCCGGCGAGCAGTCGCTCGCTGTGGTCGACTTCGGCGGCATTACGCGCGACGTCCAGTTGCAGTTCGTGCCCGAGACCCGGCCCGGGGACTTCGTCCTGGTGCACGTCGGGTTCGCCATCGCGCGCATCGACGCGGAAGCCGCCGCGCGCACCTCCGCGCTGCTGGCCGAGATGGCGGGATTGGAAGACACGCTTGCCGGGGAAGATCCGTGA